In the Borrelia puertoricensis genome, ACCACCACTAATCAAACCTACACCCAACATATCAAATCCTAAAATCAGTAATCCACCAGTAAAATTTCCTTGCATGAATGAACCTGTACCAAAACCCACAAAAAAATTCAATAAAAAAGGCACTAAAGTATTTTGTTTATGAAGTTCATAAAGTAACAACTTGTTATCCATATTACCTTCAGTAGCCACAGTATCAGAAGCCATCTCATCATAATTTTGGGCAAAACTAACAACAATACAAACAAAAAATAACATTAAAATTAATACTTGTTTCATAAACACCACCTTACCTTCCCAAAAAAATGCTCAACATTTTCATAATATCCATATTATAACATATAAAATCAATAATTCTCTTACCCCATAAATCAAGGATACTTTGAGTTTCTTTCTATTTATTTTTCATATTTTATTTTCTCTTCTAGCTCTTTTTCCTCTATTTAGTATCTCTTGAACCAAAACACGAATCTCTGTTCCTCTTATTTCAACCTTTCTAACCGCATCATTAGCATTGTTACTATTGACCAATGCATCAAATGTATTGTAAAAATATTCTGCTGTCATATCTTCCCTCTTCAAATGATTAATTGTCAGAAAAAAAATCATCTTGTGTGCTGTAACACTTAACATACTATCATAGTCCCTTATTTTCTGACTAAGATTTACAAGTTCTTCCATAGTAGAATACTTGTCAAAAGTACGTCGATTTATCAGGTCGCCAAAACTTCTAAATAAGGAATCGAAAGTAGCATATGACATATTGCCTAACATATACAATAAATTTATAATAGCAGTCCGATATCGATTATATAGCATCAATCTCTCTGATGCCTCCATACTACGATAAGTGGACTCAAAAACACTACGAGGGGGATACATTGTATATATTGCAAATGCTAAAGCATAAATAAGATCAGGATTATGCTTCATAGATGCATAAATAACTTCTTCACTGAAACTATAGTGCAATTCTCTTGGGTCAAATATCTCACTATAGACCAAAAACGGAAAACCTTTTCCTCCTCCATTAACAGGTTCATCACGTTTAATATCATGTTTAAATGTATAAAGATCTTCTTTTGCTCTATAAAATTGTTTTAAAGCTTCCTCTTTCGTTGTTGCTTCTTGTTTTTCTAGATCCCCTAAAAATAAATCGAAATCTATCGGCTTAACAATTATATCATTTTGTTCACCTGAAGGAGGAGGAACATCAGGAGGAGGAGGAACATCAGGAGGAGGAGGAACATCAGGAGGAGGAGGAACATCAGGAGGAGGAGGAACATCAGGAGGAGGAGGAACATCAGGAGGAGGAGGAACATCAGGAGGAGGAGGAACATCAGGAGGAGGAGGAACATCAGGAGGAGGAGGAACATCAGGAGGAGGAGGAACATCAGGAGGAGTAACGACACCACTAGGAGGATGGACCATTTTATTTGACCTAGCTCCAAATAATTTTTGAGCTAAACTTCCTTCTTCTCTTATTTTTGAATTATGACCACAACCTATCACAAACACAACAAAAAACATTATACTTACTCTTACCATTAAAATTCTCCTTTTTTATATTTATTATAACTTCTATATTATATAACTTCTATATTTATTATAACTTCTATATTATATAACTTCTATATTTATTATAACTTCTATATTTATTATAACTTCTATATTATATAACTTCTATATTATATAACTTCTATATTATATAACTTCTATATTATATAACTTCTATATTATATAACTTCTATATTATATAACTTCTATATTATATAACTTCTATATTATATAACTTCTATATTATATAACTTCTATATTATATAACTTCTATATTATATAACTTCTATATTATATAACTTCTATATTATATAACTTCTATATTATATAACTTCTATATTATATAACTTCTATATTATATAACTTCTATATTATATAACTTCTATATTATATAACTTCTATATTATATAACTTCTATATTATATAACTTCTATATTATATAACTTCTATATTATATAACTTCTATATTATATAACTTCTATATTATATAACTTCTATATTATATAACTTCTATATTATATAACTTCTATATTATATAACTTCTATATTATATAACTTCTATATTATATAACTTCTATATTATATAACTTCTATATTATATAACTTCTATATTATATAACTTCTATATTATATAACTTCTATATTATATAACTTCTATATTATATAACTTCTATATTATATAACTTCTATATTATATAACTTCTATATTATATAACTTCTATATTATATAACTTCTATATTATATAACTTCTATATTATATAACTTCTATATTATATAACTTCTATATTATATAACTTCTATATTATATAACTTCTATATTATATAACTTCTATATTATATAACTTCTATATTATATAACTTCTATATTAAATTTATTAGAACTTTTAACTATTATTATTCAGCATATCATCAACATTAAGTACCAATCTTTGTTTCTCTCTTATAACCAAACCTCTATTCATTAAATCCGATAGATAATTCCTTATTCTATAATACGATAAATTCGTATCTCTCTTAATGTCCCTCAAAGACTTTATGGTACGATTATCATATTCTAAATTAGATGCAATAAATTCAAGTGATTCATCAACACTTTTAGACGGTTTTTTATTCCCTCCTACACTCTGAATGCGACTACCTTGTACCTTTTTAACCTTACTTCTTGTAGATAATGGAACAGAGTGTAATAACTTTTGTTCATAAAACTTATGATAAGCATTCTGTATTATACAAAATACCATTGCTAAAAATATATCTAGACATACAGACAATAATAGTAATGAATAAACAAAAATTATATTAAGATAATCATCACGAGCAATAACAACAGATGTCCCATTTAAAACATTAGCCGCTTTAATGCGATTATTATTTATAGCTGTTGTTTCAATCAAATTACCAAGTTTAAAACGCAAATCCCTTAAAGATTGTAAATGCTCATCCCTTTGATTAAACAAAATCTTATTCTCTTTGCTTGCATTCTCAATTTCTATCATGTAATCTTGCTTCATAGTTTTATATGTATAGTCTAAGCTCAAATGTTTATTCTTGGCAAATTCTATACGATCATTATTATTCTTTATCTTAACATCAATACTAGCTATTTCACCTTCAATTATTCGCTCTTTATTAAAGAGTAGCTTACGAAGACCTTCTTCTTTTTCTCTTTGACTTTTTTTAATACTTACAACAGTATCCCTAATAGTATCTTCAAACATCAAGCTAAAGAAACTCTCAAAACTCATCCATGAACTTACAGACTGTGTTACAAGTCCTATTACTAATAATACAAATATTGCTACTCTCTCTAAGCATGCAAATACTGAAGAGTTAAACATACCTTCAACCACACGCTTCCTTAGTAAATACAGAAAATACAACAATATTGAAGATGGTACCATTATAATGACTATTGTAAATGGTAGTGTAAAATATAAGCTAGAATTACTACTAACATTATAACTTGAAATCCCTCTATGAGAATGTAACACATTGAATAAAAATAAGAACAGAGCAAACATTATCAACCAAATGTTACGAATAAAAAATTCAACATTAAATCTCAGGGAATCTCGAATACTAAACTCAACATTAATATCTTTTTTATTGTTTTTACCTATCATAAAAGCCCCTCTACCCTAACTATATTACCAAACTGTAATGAAATACTCAAACTGTAATGAAATACTCAAACTGTAATGAAATACTCAAACTGTAATGAAATACTCAAACTGTAATGAAATACAAATTACTGTCTCTACTAAGAAATTCCTAAATATTTTCCTAAAGACACAAATAACTGTGCTACAAAATATGACGCAGCAAGTGCAGCAACAACTGTTAAAGATGAAACTAACTGACCCTTAAATCCTAACTTGCTCTCAATCAAAGTCAATCGAGAATTAATTTGTACTAAATCAGTTTTAACAACCTCTATCTTTTCATCAAGTTTATCTATCCTAGTATCAAGTTTATCTATCTTTTCATTTAGTCTGGTCTCTACACTATCTATCTTTTCATTTAGTCTAGTCTCTACATTATCTATCTTTTCATTTAGTCTAGTCTCTACATTATCTATCTTTTCATTTAGTCTAGTCTCTACCCCATCTATCCTTTCATTTAAATCATTCTTAACAGTTTCTATCTTTTCATTTAACTCATTCCTAAATATATTGATCTTGTCATCTAAATAATGAAAATTATCCAACATCCTATCTTGAAAAATATCAAACTTTTCTTCAAGAACATAATAACTAATAATATGACCATCAAATGTCACACTATGATAACCCTTCTTAACTCTCTCCGGTCTAACTGCGCTCTTAGCTATATCTTCATCATTTACTCGTTCTTTTACTTCAACACTCATATAAAACCTCTATTAATTCTTTATAGTTTAATTAATTATAACATATAAATATATTCAATTAAGAAGAAGGAATTCTTTATAAAAAAATAAAGTCAATAACAAAAGTTATTGACTTTATTCATAGTGTAACACAGAAAGGATAATAAATTATCTTGCTGTGAACAACAAATAATATTATATACATAATTTCAGAAAAAGTCAAGTGATTTTTACAATTATCTTAAAATATTTGTATCAAGTTATTCTGCCATCCTAAAACTCATTGAATGCTCACGTGCTTTAAGCATACGAACAAGCTTATCAGCATCTAAAACATCACCATTGAAATTGTAATTATTAATAATTACTTGTCCCTTCCCATTGCCCTCGCTTTTTTGTATTTTATTTATTTCTTCTGCAATAATTCTTGCTTCAAGATTACGCAAATTTTCATCAATTGGGGCGGGTGTTACTCTTATAAGCTCGCTTTGTCCCATTTCACTAGTCATAAGTCCTGCACCAGGAATATATGTGGGCTTTGTTGTCATAAAATGAGCTCCCTTGCGTGCAAACTTGATCTCTTGCACAGAGCTTGCGGATCTTACCTTAGCTATTCTATTTAAAATTTCATCTAATAATCCTTCAGCACG is a window encoding:
- a CDS encoding P13 family porin → MKQVLILMLFFVCIVVSFAQNYDEMASDTVATEGNMDNKLLLYELHKQNTLVPFLLNFFVGFGTGSFMQGNFTGGLLILGFDMLGVGLISGGIYSLSQYKGIETPTFALSLVSLGGMTLFITRIVEMISPFTYASSYNRKLREKLGISLGGFKPQFEVNFNENAGLGFELAFTKKY
- a CDS encoding apolipoprotein A1/A4/E family protein, which translates into the protein MSVEVKERVNDEDIAKSAVRPERVKKGYHSVTFDGHIISYYVLEEKFDIFQDRMLDNFHYLDDKINIFRNELNEKIETVKNDLNERIDGVETRLNEKIDNVETRLNEKIDNVETRLNEKIDSVETRLNEKIDKLDTRIDKLDEKIEVVKTDLVQINSRLTLIESKLGFKGQLVSSLTVVAALAASYFVAQLFVSLGKYLGIS